DNA sequence from the Deltaproteobacteria bacterium genome:
CATCCTGATGAAGGTTTTCGGCGTCAGCGCCAACCTCATGTCCCTTGGAGGCCTGGCCATCGCCATCGGCATGATGGTCGACGCAACCATCGTTATGGTGGAGAACGTGGACCGCATGTTGCGCGAGGCCGATCCCGCGGATTCGCGCATGGCGATCGTTGCCCGAGCCTGCGCCGAAGTAGGTCGCCCCATCATTTTCGCCATTTCCATCATCATCGTCGTTTTTCTTCCCCTCTTCACGCTTCAGGGGGTCGAGGGTAAGACATTCAAGCCCCTTGCCTTCACGGTCTCTCTGGCTATGCTCGGTTCGCTCCTGTACGCCCTGCTGTTGGCGCCGGTCGCCTCGGACCTTCTGATGCGTCGGCCCAAATCGGTGGCCGGCGGCGCAGGCCCCGAACAGGCCTGGATTGTAGATCGCCTGCTGCTTCCCTACCGGCCCACCGTGCGCCTTTTCGTTCGTCGTCCTTCCCTCGCGGTGGGGTTGGCCGTGCTGATGCTCGCGGTGGGGGCCCTGTTGCTGCCGCGCCTCGGTTCGGAATTTGTGCCGCGCCTTGACGAAGGGGATTTGATGATTCGCGCAACCATGGCGCCTTCGATCTCTTTAGAGGAATCACGGAACACCATGCTGCGATTTGAAAGGCGGCTTATGGCCCAATTCCCGGAAGTGACCAGGGTGGTCACTCGCGTAGGCCGTGGAGAGGTCGGAGCTCACGCCGACCCGGTCAACAACGCGGAAGCCTTTGTCGCTTTGAAGCCGCAGGATCAATGGACCAGCGCCGAAAACCCCGATGAACTCTACGCCATGATCAGCGAGGCTTTTGAGGGCTTCCCCGGGGCTCAATTCAACGTCACGCAGCCCATCGCCGCAGCGGTGGACGAGCTACTTACCGGCGCCAAGGCCGAGCTCGCCATCAAGATCTTCGGTCCCGATATGGACGTCCTCAAAAAAAAGGCGGACGAGATCGAGGCGCTGATCCGGGATATTCCCGGGGCCGCCGACGTGCAAAAGGATCAGGTGACCGGTACGCCTCAGCTTCGAATACGCATCGACCGCCGGGCCATCGCACGCTATGGCATCAACGTGGAAGACGTGCAGAGCGTCATCCGCACTGCCGTGGGTGGAGAGGTTAGCGGGCAGATCTTCGAGGGGATCCGCCGTTTTGACATTTTCATCCGTTTCGCCAAGGAAGCCCGCGACGATGCCGAGGCCATCCGGCATATCCTGATCGCGGCCCCCGGCGGCGCAAAGGTGCCCCTCGACCAGATCGCTTCTGTTGAGGAGATTGTCGGTCCGCGCCAGATCACTCGCGAGAACAATCAACGCTTCATCACGGTCCAGTGCAACGTACGCGGACGCGATATCGGTTCTTTCGTCGCCTCCGGCCGGCGGGCCATCGCCGAAAAGCTTCAGATGCCGGCCGGTTATCTGATCGATTGGGGCGGACAGTTCGAGCTGCAGCAAGAGGCCAACAAGCGCCTGGCCCTGGTAGTGCCTGCTACTTTGCTGGTCATCCTGGTTCTACTATTCATGAATTTCAGCTCCCTCAAGAATACCTTCCTGATCTTGCTCAACATCCCTCTGGCCCTGGTCGGCGGGGTGGTGGCTCTGTGGCTGACCGGGGAGAACCTTTCGGTTCCATCCTCGGTCGGCTTCATCGCCCTGTTCGGCGTGGCCCTGGAAAACGGCATGGTGCTGGTCACTTACCTCAACCAGTTGCTGCGCGACGGAGTGCCTCTGGACGAGGCGTCCGTCCGTGGAGCCTGCCTGCGCCTGCGGCCGGTTCTGATGACGGCGCTAACCACGGCCCTGGGTCTTTTCCCGTTGCTGTTCAGCAGCGGGACAGGTAGTGAGGTGCAGCGTCCTCTGGCCACGGTAGTGATAGGAGGACTTGTCACCTCTACTATCCTAACTTTACTAGTTATTCCAGCCCTTTACAGGTGGTTTTCCATCAAGATCGAAGTGGAGAGTCCGTCATGAAGGAAATCAAGGCCTACATCAAGAAGCATAAGCTATCGGAAGTGACCCGGGCCCTCCGGACGATCGAGGGGCTCACCGGAATGAGCGTGATGGAATGCCGTGGTTTCGGCGTCGGCTGGAGTGGCGCCCAAGCCCAGGCCCATGACGATCTCCTGGATTACCAGCATGGCGTCAAAGTCGAGATCATGTGCCGGGATGATCTCGCGGAAGCTGTGGTCACCGCCATCCAAAAGGCCGCGCATACGGGCCTCAAGGGCGACGGCAAGATATACGTGGGCGATATCGGCATGGCGATTCGTATCAGCACCGGCGAGAAAGGCGCCGGCGCCGTATGAAGCGCTCTTTGAAGGAAACCCAAAACAGCGTCTCCCGAAACGTCCAGGTTTTTTATCTAAGGAGGTAAGTAATGCACTCATTTACATTTAAAGCACCGCGGGTAATCGCGACTTGGTTTATTTTCTTTGTGATAATAAGCCAACTTAGCTGTTCTTCAACTAGAGAAAATGCTATAATTGACGAAAATGTGCCGGATCATCCCACACACAAATATCCATACACTGAAGTGATTGGAAACCACCACGTTACATTTTTTGTTGACCACGCGGAAGGTGTCATAGAAGCATGGATATCCGATGCCGTTGAAAAGCCTTATTTGTTGGAAGAGAGCTTCCTTGAAGCAGTCATTACGGATCGAAACGGGATGCACAAAGAAATCCGTCTGTTGCCGACCGACTATGAACGTCGCAGGCTGTACTTACGAAAGGAGACAGTAAGACGAAAGCCATACTCTAACCCTAGGATTCGCAGCAAATGGGTTGCCGAATCCAGCACGTATCGCTACCAAGCAGATTTCCTAAAGTCTTTACACCAATTTACAATGGAACTTGAAGTGCCTGTTGAAGGAAATCGATACATTGCAAGGTTCGAATTCGAGATGCCGGAGGAGGAGAACGCCCACCACCGTCATTAGGAAGCCCCAACGGCCCTGTCTAGCAGCCCGTTGAAAAAGCCGGGTTGTTACAGGCCGTTGAAAAACGATGAGATGCAAGGCGCGCAAATCCCGAGGAACGAGGCGTACATAGAGTACGTCGCAGTGACGAGGGATGAAGCGCAACGCCGCGGATCGCGTTTTTCAGCAGCCTGATAGGAGTGTCACGAACTGTCACAGGGTGCATAAAAGGGAAAGCAATTCGCATCACCCAGTCGCGTAGGTCGGCTCCAAGAAATTGGGAGAGTCCGGAGGAATTTTTTCTTGACAAATTCGGTTGAGTCGCATATTTAATTATTTTGACTTTTTGGGAGGGAGTTCCGACGCATGAAGACATATTCGGCCAAGCCGGAAGACATAAAACGGGAATGGTTCGTGGTGGACGCAGAGGGTAAGACCCTGGGGCGACTGGCGAGCCGCATCGCCCTTCACCTCAGAGGCAAGCACAAACCCATTTACACTCCCCACATGGACACCGGGGACTTTATCGTTGTCGTCAACGCGGAGAAAGTACAGCTGACGGGACGAAAATGGGACCAGAAAATGTACTACCACCACTCGGGGCAGGTGGGAGGCCTCAAGACCACCAGCGCCAAGAAGATGGCCGAGACGCATCCGGAACGCATAATGACGTTCGCCGTGCGCGGCATGCTGCCCAAGAATCCCCTGGGCCGAAGGATGTTAAAGAAACTGAAAGTATACACAGGGCCGGACCATCCGCACAAAGCCCAGCAACCCAAACCGTTGAAGTTCGATTAAGGAGGGGGTCTTGCCTACGGAAACGTACTACGCAACGGGAAAACGAAAATCGGCCATTGCCAGGACATGGCTCAAGCCGGGTACGGGAACCATTGTTATCAACAAACGTCCCATGAACGAATATTTTCGTCGAGAGACGGCCTCCATGGTCGTGCGTCAACCGTTCGAGATCACCAATACCCTCGGAAAGTTCGACGTGATCGTCACCGTGAAGGGTGGCGGCATCTCCGGACAGGCCGGGGCTGTGAAGCACGGCATCAGCAAGGCATTACTGACCATTGATCCGAGTCTCAGACCCATTCTGAAAAGGTCGGGTTTTATTACAAGGGACGCCCGCGTCAAAGAACGGAAAAAGTACGGGCAAAGGGGCGCGCGCGCGCGATACCAGTATTCGAAGCGATAGGCTCGACACGTCCGGATTCTCGGCCGAAGAAGGAGGGACGCATATCCCTCCTTTTTTCGTCTGTCTTCCGTACGATTCTGCAAGAGGTCTGTAACGCGTCGGGAAACCCGCCCTCAAGCACGTCCCTCGGACAGCGCTTCTTTTCGGGCGCCTTTTGGTGTAAGATGGCTGACAGGGAGAGGATGTAATGGTCAAGACCGCCGTTATCGGAGGTTCCGGATATACGGGCGTCGAGCTGATTCGGCTCCTGAGCGCCCATCCCGACTTGAAGCTCACGTGTGCGACGAGTCGTCGATACGAGGGAAAACCCATCGAGGATGTGTTCCCTTCTTTGAGACGAATCACGGACCTCGTCTTCTCCGCTCCCGACCCATCCCAGGTGGCCCGGTCGGCGTCGGTGGCCTTCACCGCCCTTCCCCATGAGACGGCCATGGAATTCGTTCCGAAACTGCTTGACCAGGGCCTCAAGGTCGTGGATCTGAGCGCCGATTTCCGGCTGAAAGACGCGGAAGTGTATGGAAGGTGGTATCAGCCCCATTCCGCTCCCCTGCTCCTGGAAGAAGCGGCTTACGGATTACCGGAAATCCATCGGGACGCCGTGCAAAACGCCAGGCTGGTGGCAAACCCCGGATGTTACCCCACCAGCACGATCCTGGCCCTGGCGCCCCTCCTCCGAAACGGTTGGATCGATCCGGCCACGATCATCGTCGACTCGAAGAGCGGAGCAAGCGGGGCCGGGCGCGGCCCCAGCATGGCGACCCTCTATTGCGAAGTGAACGAAGGCTTCAAGGCATACAAGATCGGGGAACACCGCCACACGCCGGAGATCGAGCAGGAGCTTTCCCTCCTGGCCGGCCGGCCCGTGACCATCAGTTTCACCCCTCACCTGGCGCCCATGAATAGAGGCATTCTGACGACGACCTATGCGAGCCTGACGGCGGACATCGAGGAGCAGCTTCTCTTCGAACGAGCGCGGGCGTTCTATGATAACGCTCCTTTCGT
Encoded proteins:
- a CDS encoding P-II family nitrogen regulator; this translates as MKEIKAYIKKHKLSEVTRALRTIEGLTGMSVMECRGFGVGWSGAQAQAHDDLLDYQHGVKVEIMCRDDLAEAVVTAIQKAAHTGLKGDGKIYVGDIGMAIRISTGEKGAGAV
- the rpsI gene encoding 30S ribosomal protein S9; translation: MPTETYYATGKRKSAIARTWLKPGTGTIVINKRPMNEYFRRETASMVVRQPFEITNTLGKFDVIVTVKGGGISGQAGAVKHGISKALLTIDPSLRPILKRSGFITRDARVKERKKYGQRGARARYQYSKR
- the rplM gene encoding 50S ribosomal protein L13, giving the protein MKTYSAKPEDIKREWFVVDAEGKTLGRLASRIALHLRGKHKPIYTPHMDTGDFIVVVNAEKVQLTGRKWDQKMYYHHSGQVGGLKTTSAKKMAETHPERIMTFAVRGMLPKNPLGRRMLKKLKVYTGPDHPHKAQQPKPLKFD
- a CDS encoding N-acetyl-gamma-glutamyl-phosphate reductase; protein product: MVKTAVIGGSGYTGVELIRLLSAHPDLKLTCATSRRYEGKPIEDVFPSLRRITDLVFSAPDPSQVARSASVAFTALPHETAMEFVPKLLDQGLKVVDLSADFRLKDAEVYGRWYQPHSAPLLLEEAAYGLPEIHRDAVQNARLVANPGCYPTSTILALAPLLRNGWIDPATIIVDSKSGASGAGRGPSMATLYCEVNEGFKAYKIGEHRHTPEIEQELSLLAGRPVTISFTPHLAPMNRGILTTTYASLTADIEEQLLFERARAFYDNAPFVRVLPPGHFPSTSFVNGSNYCDIGYKIDRRTHRIVGVSAIDNLVKGASGQAVQNMNLMLGLEETAGLRIAPLYP
- a CDS encoding efflux RND transporter permease subunit, translated to MERIIRFVLHSRLLMILLGVLVLAAGWFSYRRLPVDAFPDVTPALVQVFTETEGLAPEEVEKYVTYPVETAMNGLPRLKEIRSISNFGLSVINIYFEDGTDVYFARQLVGERLQMAREQIPEGFGEPEMGPIATGLGQILFYVLEDEKGGRTPEELREIQDWMIKFNLQTVPGVTEVLSLGGEVKQFQVRVRPADLLRFGLTVGEIAEKVKVNNGNVGAQFLVKNDEEYIVRSVGLAEKLDDLEHIVLKVQDGTPVYLDQVAEVAIGGEIRRGLATMNGTGEVVVGMVLKLIGANTSTVISDVKDRLAEINQVLPEGVKVAPYYDQATLVSKCVRTVTDALVFGVLLVVGVLLIFMGGLRASIVVALSIPFSIFFSFILMKVFGVSANLMSLGGLAIAIGMMVDATIVMVENVDRMLREADPADSRMAIVARACAEVGRPIIFAISIIIVVFLPLFTLQGVEGKTFKPLAFTVSLAMLGSLLYALLLAPVASDLLMRRPKSVAGGAGPEQAWIVDRLLLPYRPTVRLFVRRPSLAVGLAVLMLAVGALLLPRLGSEFVPRLDEGDLMIRATMAPSISLEESRNTMLRFERRLMAQFPEVTRVVTRVGRGEVGAHADPVNNAEAFVALKPQDQWTSAENPDELYAMISEAFEGFPGAQFNVTQPIAAAVDELLTGAKAELAIKIFGPDMDVLKKKADEIEALIRDIPGAADVQKDQVTGTPQLRIRIDRRAIARYGINVEDVQSVIRTAVGGEVSGQIFEGIRRFDIFIRFAKEARDDAEAIRHILIAAPGGAKVPLDQIASVEEIVGPRQITRENNQRFITVQCNVRGRDIGSFVASGRRAIAEKLQMPAGYLIDWGGQFELQQEANKRLALVVPATLLVILVLLFMNFSSLKNTFLILLNIPLALVGGVVALWLTGENLSVPSSVGFIALFGVALENGMVLVTYLNQLLRDGVPLDEASVRGACLRLRPVLMTALTTALGLFPLLFSSGTGSEVQRPLATVVIGGLVTSTILTLLVIPALYRWFSIKIEVESPS